A region of Planktomarina temperata RCA23 DNA encodes the following proteins:
- the fdh3B gene encoding formate dehydrogenase FDH3 subunit beta — protein sequence MARAKFLVDAERCIECNACVTACKNEHEVPWGINRRKVVTINDGSPGERSISVACMHCSDAPCMAVCPTDCFYQNDEGMVLHSKDLCIGCGYCFYACPFGAPQFPQAGNFGSRGKMDKCTFCAGGPEENHSTAEFAKYGRNRIAEGKLPICAEMCATKALLAGDGDVVSGIYRERVVSRGFGSGAWGWGTAYSQKGG from the coding sequence ATGGCAAGAGCAAAATTTCTCGTCGACGCGGAACGCTGCATTGAATGCAACGCTTGCGTGACTGCCTGTAAAAATGAGCATGAAGTACCTTGGGGGATCAATCGCCGGAAAGTCGTCACTATCAATGATGGCTCGCCGGGCGAGAGATCAATTTCGGTAGCCTGTATGCACTGTTCGGATGCGCCTTGTATGGCTGTCTGCCCTACGGATTGTTTCTATCAGAACGACGAAGGGATGGTCCTACACTCTAAGGATCTGTGCATTGGTTGTGGGTATTGCTTTTATGCATGCCCCTTCGGTGCACCACAGTTTCCACAGGCGGGCAACTTTGGCTCCCGCGGCAAGATGGACAAATGTACCTTCTGTGCCGGTGGTCCAGAGGAAAACCATTCAACAGCTGAGTTTGCAAAGTATGGCCGCAACCGGATAGCAGAAGGCAAATTGCCAATCTGTGCCGAGATGTGTGCCACCAAGGCGCTGTTGGCTGGAGACGGTGATGTTGTGTCGGGCATTTATCGCGAGCGGGTTGTGTCCCGTGGCTTTGGATCTGGCGCTTGGGGCTGGGGTACAGCCTATAGCCAAAAAGGCGGATGA